One genomic window of Nicotiana sylvestris chromosome 10, ASM39365v2, whole genome shotgun sequence includes the following:
- the LOC104233229 gene encoding uncharacterized protein isoform X1: protein MELFYDAKAVRFRSHLNKYLVADDDQKNIRQSRNGSSRKARWLVELVAGNSHLIRLKSSSGIYLTASDEPFLLSMTGGKKVLQTLPENMEDTKIEWEPLRYGFQVKLRGYGGKFLSASGAPLRWTNRVTHDCPYSATTHNWILWSVEPVDVPEDESLTDYLTMVSNFSSVSGELSTLDLGSPMSMYSSHCFSPKSPLTRRPAMELFHKAKAVRLQSHHYKYLTALEDKESVTQDRDGASRNAKWTIEFVENTNNIIRLKSCYGKYLTASNQSSVLGITGRKVVQTLPNRLDSSVEWEPIRDGNQVKLRTRYGQFLRGNGGLLPWKNSVTHDIPYRRVTQDWILWDVQVVENLLSPLAPREDSCVSESSSPSNISSKSTSFSTQESSDSSVPNLGEGRFIFYHMADEFGEIEEEMEALFITFDGNTVEELTKRLEDETGLEEIIVCTRSPLNGKLYPLSLQLPPNNATMNVIIMPSSYKAITPDSLSSHMSNVPELNSSNFNEWKEQLEITLGCLDLDLCFRIDEPLEEYAVYTTWERSNRLSLMIMKSKIAKNICKSIPNSSKAREFLASIEQQFKASDKASVGTLMEILTTKTYDGTRGVREHIIEMANMAEQLKAMDITISESFLVQFVLNSLPSQFGSFKISYKTNMNKWTVDELIAMCVQEEKRLKGEGLLSVQQEKGPKNGKRNEKKSPNHENNATIHDGVDKRNMKCFFCKKKGHLKKDCLKFKN from the exons ATGGAACTATTCTACGATGCTAAGGCTGTTAGATTTAGAAGTCATTTAAACAAATACTTAGTAGCAGATGATGATCAAAAAAACATCCGACAAAGCCGAAATGGCTCATCAAGAAAAGCACGGTGGCTGGTGGAGCTTGTCGCCGGAAACAGTCACCTTATCCGACTGAAAAGCAGCTCCGGCATATACCTCACGGCTTCCGACGAGCCATTTCTTCTTAGCATGACAG GAGGAAAAAAGGTTCTTCAAACTTTGCCCGAGAATATGGAGGACACAAAAATTGAGTGGGAACCATTAAGATATGGATTTCAAGTGAAATTAAGAGGTTATGGAGGAAAATTTTTAAGTGCAAGTGGAGCGCCACTACGATGGACCAATAGAGTGACTCATGATTGTCCTTATAGTGCTACTACACATAATTGGATTTTGTGGAGTGTGGAGCCTGTTGATGTGCCGGAAGATGAATCGTTAACGGATTATTTGACTATGGTTTCGAATTTTTCATCGGTCTCCGGTGAACTTTCTACCTTGGATTTGGGGTCTCCGATGTCGATGTATTCAAGTCATTGTTTCTCACCTAAG AGTCCTCTAACTAGAAGACCAGCAATGGAGCTATTCCACAAAGCAAAAGCCGTTCGTCTACAGAGTCACCATTACAAGTACTTAACAGCATTAGAAGATAAAGAATCAGTAACCCAAGATCGCGACGGTGCTTCAAGAAATGCAAAATGGACAATAGAATTCGTCGAAAATACCAACAATATTATACGCTTAAAAAGTTGTTATGGCAAGTATCTTACAGCATCAAATCAGTCTTCTGTTCTTGGTATAACTGGTCGAAAAGTTGTGCAAACTCTACCAAATCGTCTCGATTCTTCTGTCGAATGGGAACCCATTAGAGATGGAAATCAAGTGAAGCTAAGGACAAGATATGGGCAATTCTTgaggggaaatggtggactacttccatGGAAAAACTCTGTTACACATGACATTCCTTATAGGAGAGTAACTCAAGATTGGATTCTTTGGGATGTTCAGGTTGTTGAAAACTTGCTATCACCATTGGCTCCTCGTGAAGATTCATGTGTTTCTGAATCTAGTTCTCCTTCTAATATTTCCTCAAAATCCACGAGCTTTTCTACACAAGAG TCAAGTGATTCTTCGGTGCCTAATTTGGGGGAAGGGAGGTTCATATTTTATCATATGGCGGATGAATTTGGAGAAATTGAAGAGGAAATGGAGGCACTTTTCATAACTTTCGATGGAAATACTGTTGAGGAGTTGACTAAGAGATTGGAGGATGAAACTGGGCTTGAAGAAATTATTGTGTGTACTAGGAGTCCATTGAATGGGAAACTTTATCCGCTCAGTTTGCAGCTTCCACCAAACAATGCAACAATGAATGTTATTATTATGCCATCTTCATATAAAG CTATTACTCCAGATTCTCTTTCAAGTCATATGTCCAACGTTCCCGAGTTGAATAGTTCCAATTTCAATGAATGGAAGGAACAACTAGAAATTACATTGGGATGTTTGGATTTGGATTTATGTTTCAGAATTGATGAGCCTTTGGAAGAATATGCCGTCTATACTACTTGGGAACGCTCTAATCGCTTAAGTCTCATGATTATGAAGAGTAAGATTGCTAAGAACATTTGCAAATCAATACCAAATTCTTCTAAAGCAAGAGAGTTCTTGGCATCTATTGAGCAACAATTCAAGGCTTCCGATAAGGCATCGGTAGGTACACTCATGGAAATTTTAACTACTAAGACATATGACGGGACTAGAGGTGTGCGTGAGCATATTATAGAAATGGCTAATATGGCGGAACAACTTAAAGCGATGGATATAACCATTTCGGAATCTTTTTTGGTTCAATTTGTTCTCAATTCGCTTCCTTCTCAATTTGGTTCCTTTAAGATTAGCtataaaacaaatatgaacaaatGGACCGTGGATGAACTCATTGCAATGTGTGTTCAAGAGGAGAAACGATTAAAGGGAGAAGGATTACTATCGGTTCAACAAGAAAAAGGACCAAAGAATGGAAAAAGAAatgagaagaaatcaccaaatcatgaaaataatgCTACTATACATGACGGTGTGGATAAAAGGAATATGAAATGCTTCTTTTGCAAAAAGAAGGGACACTTGAAGAAGGATTGTCTTAAATTCAAGAATTAG
- the LOC104233229 gene encoding uncharacterized protein isoform X2, whose translation MEDTKIEWEPLRYGFQVKLRGYGGKFLSASGAPLRWTNRVTHDCPYSATTHNWILWSVEPVDVPEDESLTDYLTMVSNFSSVSGELSTLDLGSPMSMYSSHCFSPKSPLTRRPAMELFHKAKAVRLQSHHYKYLTALEDKESVTQDRDGASRNAKWTIEFVENTNNIIRLKSCYGKYLTASNQSSVLGITGRKVVQTLPNRLDSSVEWEPIRDGNQVKLRTRYGQFLRGNGGLLPWKNSVTHDIPYRRVTQDWILWDVQVVENLLSPLAPREDSCVSESSSPSNISSKSTSFSTQESSDSSVPNLGEGRFIFYHMADEFGEIEEEMEALFITFDGNTVEELTKRLEDETGLEEIIVCTRSPLNGKLYPLSLQLPPNNATMNVIIMPSSYKAITPDSLSSHMSNVPELNSSNFNEWKEQLEITLGCLDLDLCFRIDEPLEEYAVYTTWERSNRLSLMIMKSKIAKNICKSIPNSSKAREFLASIEQQFKASDKASVGTLMEILTTKTYDGTRGVREHIIEMANMAEQLKAMDITISESFLVQFVLNSLPSQFGSFKISYKTNMNKWTVDELIAMCVQEEKRLKGEGLLSVQQEKGPKNGKRNEKKSPNHENNATIHDGVDKRNMKCFFCKKKGHLKKDCLKFKN comes from the exons ATGGAGGACACAAAAATTGAGTGGGAACCATTAAGATATGGATTTCAAGTGAAATTAAGAGGTTATGGAGGAAAATTTTTAAGTGCAAGTGGAGCGCCACTACGATGGACCAATAGAGTGACTCATGATTGTCCTTATAGTGCTACTACACATAATTGGATTTTGTGGAGTGTGGAGCCTGTTGATGTGCCGGAAGATGAATCGTTAACGGATTATTTGACTATGGTTTCGAATTTTTCATCGGTCTCCGGTGAACTTTCTACCTTGGATTTGGGGTCTCCGATGTCGATGTATTCAAGTCATTGTTTCTCACCTAAG AGTCCTCTAACTAGAAGACCAGCAATGGAGCTATTCCACAAAGCAAAAGCCGTTCGTCTACAGAGTCACCATTACAAGTACTTAACAGCATTAGAAGATAAAGAATCAGTAACCCAAGATCGCGACGGTGCTTCAAGAAATGCAAAATGGACAATAGAATTCGTCGAAAATACCAACAATATTATACGCTTAAAAAGTTGTTATGGCAAGTATCTTACAGCATCAAATCAGTCTTCTGTTCTTGGTATAACTGGTCGAAAAGTTGTGCAAACTCTACCAAATCGTCTCGATTCTTCTGTCGAATGGGAACCCATTAGAGATGGAAATCAAGTGAAGCTAAGGACAAGATATGGGCAATTCTTgaggggaaatggtggactacttccatGGAAAAACTCTGTTACACATGACATTCCTTATAGGAGAGTAACTCAAGATTGGATTCTTTGGGATGTTCAGGTTGTTGAAAACTTGCTATCACCATTGGCTCCTCGTGAAGATTCATGTGTTTCTGAATCTAGTTCTCCTTCTAATATTTCCTCAAAATCCACGAGCTTTTCTACACAAGAG TCAAGTGATTCTTCGGTGCCTAATTTGGGGGAAGGGAGGTTCATATTTTATCATATGGCGGATGAATTTGGAGAAATTGAAGAGGAAATGGAGGCACTTTTCATAACTTTCGATGGAAATACTGTTGAGGAGTTGACTAAGAGATTGGAGGATGAAACTGGGCTTGAAGAAATTATTGTGTGTACTAGGAGTCCATTGAATGGGAAACTTTATCCGCTCAGTTTGCAGCTTCCACCAAACAATGCAACAATGAATGTTATTATTATGCCATCTTCATATAAAG CTATTACTCCAGATTCTCTTTCAAGTCATATGTCCAACGTTCCCGAGTTGAATAGTTCCAATTTCAATGAATGGAAGGAACAACTAGAAATTACATTGGGATGTTTGGATTTGGATTTATGTTTCAGAATTGATGAGCCTTTGGAAGAATATGCCGTCTATACTACTTGGGAACGCTCTAATCGCTTAAGTCTCATGATTATGAAGAGTAAGATTGCTAAGAACATTTGCAAATCAATACCAAATTCTTCTAAAGCAAGAGAGTTCTTGGCATCTATTGAGCAACAATTCAAGGCTTCCGATAAGGCATCGGTAGGTACACTCATGGAAATTTTAACTACTAAGACATATGACGGGACTAGAGGTGTGCGTGAGCATATTATAGAAATGGCTAATATGGCGGAACAACTTAAAGCGATGGATATAACCATTTCGGAATCTTTTTTGGTTCAATTTGTTCTCAATTCGCTTCCTTCTCAATTTGGTTCCTTTAAGATTAGCtataaaacaaatatgaacaaatGGACCGTGGATGAACTCATTGCAATGTGTGTTCAAGAGGAGAAACGATTAAAGGGAGAAGGATTACTATCGGTTCAACAAGAAAAAGGACCAAAGAATGGAAAAAGAAatgagaagaaatcaccaaatcatgaaaataatgCTACTATACATGACGGTGTGGATAAAAGGAATATGAAATGCTTCTTTTGCAAAAAGAAGGGACACTTGAAGAAGGATTGTCTTAAATTCAAGAATTAG